The genomic segment CCATTCAAGAAAGAGCTCTAAAATTATATCCAACATTATGTGAAGTAGAAGGTTTAACTGAGGATGAGCGCTATCGTGCATTGagtaaaattccagatcatctaacgcaaatgctcattttctttagtttaccttcttctGTGCGactggaatgggtcagaagatttcttgctgaccattaaaaatcataGTTGTGTTGATaatattttggtaactttttatGTTTGTAATATTTcgatggtataatgacatgataaaatgtcattacaatgttgtaacttttttatgtggtaaaattttataacatatgaattatgacatataaactaatgaaatcatgtaactttttgttaatatatgaatattatgtttggatgtgaaatataattctaaagttgtttattacttctaatattttgtttttttttattgtagaataattaaattatttgtttcactagtgatattttagcacattaaatatgtattgcagtttaaaaataataaagtagattatatattatttttatagtattatatattatgattttttaattcatataataattatattaagaattttattaaatcgtatattattttattaaattatatttaataatagttatgttaaaatatggttaaattatttattagttttattaaattattttaataataatcttgttaaaatttaacaacaataacaataattatctacctaaaaaaattctgctaatgatattctagtcattttagttttttttccttatgctattacagcaccattccattcaaccaaacacaagaatactattacagttttattccattccatttaacaaaacaattgaattactgattacagcttTATTCCATTACAACTATATTCAATTACaattctattccattacagtgaaccaaacgtacccTTAGGCTTACGATTATTTCTACTTATTCGAGCATTTAGAATCACCCCCGAAGCAGTAGCAGAGCTAAGGGGACTGGTGGGGGCTCCGGTTTTCcctaaaatagaatttttttcatttagactatttataatttataaaattttaaattagtaataataaaattatattttggccccctaaaataataaaaaattaatttaatcttttaaaaaagataaatatataaactattaaaatagtgaaattataattttattattgtaaaatatacaatttaatttcgtccCCAAATGAATTTTTTGATTTCACCACTGCTCCGAAGCTTCGATTGTGTAAAGGAATAATGATGATTTTaatctatattatttatatattttaccaatttaagtatttattatttataacaaaatttaattatattttttaaaattttttaatttttatcaattccGAACAGAGATCAGTTCGATTCCTTTATTTAAATCGATTGTACGGACTACTTGGAACCCAATGAACAGGTATTATTATTACACATTTACTAGAAATGGAAAACCaatatttgcaaaaaaaaagatCTTCTACTAAGAACTTGACACGTGTTCAATACTTTTTCATTGATATTATTACGTTACAATTCtgacaaaaaaacataaatacgatataacaatttaaatataattacaataaaaatttataaaattatgaatatatattaaaatttatacaattttcaCATAATAATTTACATATCAGTTCATCTACTGGtttaatgataaataaataaacaaccaataataaaataataataaattaaataattattttaaaaaacttataaatCGATTCAAGTTAATTATattgaccatttttttttcaattaattcaatcgACCAATCTAACCAAATTCTAAATTCTAACaacattataaaataatcatctaATTATTATGTTGTAACAAATATCTTACATTACTTATACCCTTATTTACATTAGGTCTCGAGTTCAAATCTAGGTAACCTTACTCTATTTGAAATAACAATATACGTGTGTGTAAATGtattgagagagagagagggttATGTTAAACTAAATGGGTACGTTCCAAACATCAGAGTAGGGGGCTAAAATCAAACTAGACCTtagtaaaacaaaaaaatttgcataaaaaacataaagggccaaaatatgttaaattaaagggATTAAATCCCAAACATCAGCACAGTAGGTGGGGCTAAAAAAAGTTAGACCTTAGTAACAAATGTCTTATGTTGTTCAAATCCTTGTGGACATTATGTCCCGAGTTAAAGTATGGGCAATCCTTTctcctatccctaataaatatgtatgtatgtatatatataatgaaggGACGAaattatgcaaaaaataaaagCTTATGTGAAATGGGTATCcaaacaatataatttttttatgcaggtatttaaagttttatttcgTTACCATTTTAGGTGTCAACCATTAATTATGACTACAAAACCCTTTAAACCAATCAAATTATGCcacatgaaatttttaattaaataaaaatattgtaaatgTTTACTCCGGTTAAAAAAACCTTTGAACAATCAAATTATGCATCTTTTTAATCGGAGTTACCAGTTAATATCTAAAGTGGTATCGAAATAAAACTTTAGGTACctactttgaaaaaaaaagaaaaaaagtaccTAAATGATAAAAGTTGCATAGTTTGGGAGCCTATCTTTCATATAAGCTGAAATCCCAAACATCATAAAAATAGGGGTACGCAAATAAAAAATAGACCTTTTTCTTATGGGAAGTAGAaagtgaaaggaaaaaaaacacaaaaaaagctAAGCATAACATAATACGTATAGAGTCCATGACATAACAATTCACTGAGAACCTCAGGTTTATTTTCcacaaaccttttttttttttttcctctttctctCTTTATCATTAATTCTCACTTTTATCCGTTTTAGTACCCCCCCTAAACAAGCTCAATTCTCTCACACTTTCTTAGCTAAGAccggaaaagaaaataaagagtgGTAAAGGAAGTGCGAGAAATTTaggtaaaaaaagaaaagagaaaaaaaaatggggAGAGTTGTGTTGAAGAGAATTGAAAACAAAATCAACAGGCAAGTCACGTTTGCAAAGAGAAGAAATGGGTTACTTAAAAAAGCTTATGAGCTCTCAGTTCTTTGTGATGCTGAGGTTGCCCTTATCGTCTTCTCTAATCGTGGCAAGCTCTATGAGTTTTGTAGCAGCCCTAGGTATATTGTTTTTTCCCCGttcatgtatgtatgtatgtgaaaTGTTATTATACTATCGTTggggttttgttttttgtttgtaGTTCAAAGATCTGTATCTTTTTGATGAACAAAGACATGGTTTTTTGGGGGGtttgttcttcatttttttccccattgatgaatggtttttgggttattttgatCTTTATTTGTTTGAAGTACAGTTTCTTAAAGCTGTTCTTGAGAGGATCTGTtgttgttttctttaaaatatatatatatataaatttttgtctttaaaaaaggaaagaaaaaaacagTTTTCATAAGTGAAGTTGGTGTTTattgaagggaaaaaaaattagggttttggccTTTGAGAAAGAAGATTCAAAGCAAGTTCTGGTTATGTTGGTGCATGATCTTTGTTTCTTTTActcaaaaggaaaaaataaataaaaagtctttGGGGGCTTAAAATTAAACAGGGTTTTATTACTGTTATGATTTGGTCCCTATGAGAGATTTGATGTTTCTGCAGTGCAAAGACTGTTGTTTTCCAAAAGCTGCAAAAACAACTTAGCAAATAAGACAATTTGGCTGAGTATTCTTCAATTTTCATCATAGTTCTTTTGTttagtaaatatatttaattaaattataattaccaTTTCTAAAGCACTGCTTTCAGGGTAAAAaactccatatatatatataaactgttTTAATATGTATAGACACCAGCTTctttaatacattttaaatttttttaaaataaataagcttgtttgattatttcatataatttcatgttgaatatttatatttatttttacttttttaaaaaaatatttatttattttttatcttcgTTTCTTAGCATGACGAAAACACTTGAAAAATACCAGAAGTGCAGTTACAGTACACTTGACAACAGCCGATCAATCAGTGAAACTCAGGTACAGTTAAATTCTGTTTCCATGTTGAAATCGGACCGAACCAAATAGCATTTTAAATCAAGTCACACTCCCAActataaatttgattttatattatatatattgtgtGACAAGCAGAACAGTTATCAAGAATATTTGAAGCTGAAAGCAAGAGTTGAGGTGCTACAAAGATCTCAAAGGTAATATTGATcaatgtttaattttatattatattttttcctCAAATTCTTAGCTATTTTTGATACAATGCATATAACTATCCACAATCCCTCCTTAACTTTAAGGAGGATGTTGCATTTCAGCGCAATCAAACCCATGTCCTCCTACACTGATAACAATATCAATGTTAATCAAGCTATGACTCAATTGGCTcaaaactattattttattaaatatattatagatTATGATACCATCATGATTCAATATATTGAGTTTCAGTTCAATTAGCATGGACATTATTATCAGTGCAGGAGGATATAGGTTCGAGTGCATTGAAACACATTATTCTCTTCAAAGTAGTTTTAGacattttgtcaaaaaaaaaatcggaatctataatgagattatttaaaaaaattataaataatattcgcgtaaattattataattgaattctgaactttttttttttggttggaaatgatgttatagaaACCTACTTGGTGAAGATTTAGGGCCATTGGACTCAAAGGAACTTGATCAACTTGAACATCAATTGGAGGCATCTTTGAAGCAAATAAGATCAACcaaggtaaaaagaaaaaaaaaaaccaaattagtAAGCATCTTATAAGACCAAAAAAAGATGGTAAAGTTATAAAATCAAAATATGAAAAACGTGGTTTTAGGATGCATTTTACAAATAAGAAAGATGAAGCAGGCTGTAATTTAGAGTTAATTAATTGATTAGATGCACCCtcggtttttaatttttatgtactaCCAAACGTGTTATTATTAGGAAAAAAATAGTGGAAGACTAGTcattttatttgaatataattaaatattaattataactaTTATATTCTTTCTTCGAATTTGAGGTTTCAGGATTATAATTTAGGATTTATATCAAATCTCGGATTTTTTTATTTCGAGTTATGTTTATATAaagttattattgatattaagttatttataaTCACTAATAATGAGTTATcgtgtttttatttgttttgatatGAGTTGGGTGTTTGcaatatattattttctttaaattaaaaaatattattttaaataattaatttaactcaCCTGTAACTAGATGTCTATAAACCTGCTCCATCAAGTAgttcattaattattttttaagaattgttttaattatcggattcaaaataattaaaaggatTAAAAGAAAATTAGGCAACCAATAAATCTAAAGTATGCCCTGATTATGCTTTAAATTTGTTGTATTGTCATAATCTTATTGTTCTCTTTTATCTACTTCGTAGGTTCAAGCCATGCTTGATCAGCTCCACGACCTTCATAACAgggtattcatttatttatgaaaataaatatttttttggtttaatgtGATTTTGGTCCTTCAACTTGGTATCTATATTTTTTAGTCTACTCTGCTATTTGAACTTGGGAATTACAtctattttagtccttaaacttgaaTTCCGTCGAGGTATGGTGATGTACATTATGAAATTGAGTTACGTCATTACctgaaaattgaaataattataaagTATAATTTGGTTTGATTACTTTTTTACATGAAGCAAATATATCTaattattattcaaatcaataaaAACTAAACCCAACATTATAATTTGGATCGTTTTTCCATTTTTCCGAAAGATtatattgtaatatttatattcaaatattaataaaCGCTTATGACAtgcattttaaaaaatcaattttgcccttattttttTGGTACAGGAGAAACTGCTAGTGGATGCCAACAAATCCTTGAGAAGGAAGGTATTTAAGATGTTCCAACTTTTGGTTTTGGTCCCTAGATTATGATaatttggttttgatatttaCACTATGATTCTTTGCTTTTATAATGTGATTGGCTTGATGTAGATTTCATAAAAAACATCTTTTCCAACGCACATAAAACATCAATATTATAATTAGTTAGAAGGGATGTTTTTAAGACAAATCTACATCGACATTTTAAGACAAAAAAGTCGTTGTTAACATCAGTCCCGAGTTCAAACTAGGGTGACTCCTTCTCTCTTCCCCCTTAAATATTATAAACGGATTAAAACTAGAATTTAATCGTTTTTTAATTAAGAAACAAATATTATTACTTGAGAAAATACACAAACACCATACTAATGCAGggattataacatatataatgtTTGATTAGTTGGAGGAGTTGAGCACACAAGTTCCTCAAGGGCTAGCATGGGACAACATTGGAGGGCCAAGCATTCCACCTTACAATCGCCTCACAGCAGCTCAATCTGAGGCATTTTTTCACCCTCTTGGGGCCAATTGCTCTTCACAAATCGGGTACGTTTTTCCTTTGGTTTTAACTCTAGGATGAAAATTGAGTTATAAATTTTTTAGAGGGTTAAAatgtatatttcattattttattagcAATAAGGTGTCCCTTGGTGGAGGAGCAAGAATTTTTTtgagaaatcaaaataattttataatgtatgaagttataaaatttaaagaggAATGAACcataattttctttacttttacaatttttttcatttaaaggAGATTCCCTCTGCCATTGAgccacatttatttatttaatgaattggaatttttatttctaattttgcaGATATAGCAATGATGTGGTTTCGGATGAGATGAATGCTGCAGTGCATAGCCAAAATGTGAATGGGTATTTCCCAGGATGGATGctttaattatataaaagaaggaaatatCTAGCTACCtacttttcattatttatttaaacaaaaattaacGCAACTTGtaattatatttgtatgaatgacaataaacataaacataaacatgaaCATATAATATATTGTAAGGACTTAATTTCACTTTTCCTTCTCTGTATATGGTATTaaatatttggttaaaatatgcttatACCCTTTCTACTTTTCGAAAATTACATCTTCTATTTTCAGGAAATTAATctttctacttttcagatttcaaaattcaagttagtaaaaaggttttttattattatttcaaaatatcacaacaaATTTAACAGCAAACATTAATAGTATTTATCAGTTGAATctggattttaaaattttaaaaaaaataaaagaattaattttttataagtacaaatatagagattaaattactaatttttgaaaaatatataaactatagacacattttaacctaaaaatttcaataatgtaCTCAGCATTATTGGTAAAATGTTTCAAGTTTGGTTGAAATCCTGCAATAATTGGATTTGATTCTCTCTCTATGTATTACGTGTGATTGAATTTCTACTCGTAaactaaaaatagtaaattttttgttgattttttaatTTGAGATAAATATCAACACAATACATGAACTTCGATATAAAGTGTAGTGttatgtataaattttaattttctgtaaTTTTACGTTTATATGTCGCAtatctaaataattatattcattcAATGTAAAAGTAAAGCTATGAATAACTTTTCGAAGTTGGGTGAtcaagaaaatattaataattgggtgtactaatataatttatccatttttttataCAAGTTCTAAAGTACTCATAACTCTCTTAAACTAACTATAGTCCCTACAATCTCCAAAGTAAAGAATATTAGACGGTTAAGTTACAACAATGAGTTTGTCAACGTCCAATTTGTAAAATAGGATAAACTAAATTTAAAGTCACTacactattagtaagtttacattttggtcattcaacttcaaaaagttataaattggTCATTGAACCAGGGAtgaagccaaaaaaattttagggaatgaaattaagttgtaatttttacgataataaaaatgcaatttcaccatttgagtagcttatatttttataatttttaaaggattaaatcacatttttatcattttaagggggaccaaagtgaaattttacctttactaattttaaattttaaaaaattttaaaggtctaaatggaaaattttttattttaggggcgGGGGGTTGGGGCCCCTACCAGCCTCCACTAAATACACCCCTGcattaaactatttgaaaattttcatttaagtttttgggttgttaaaattattattgtatgaCATTCTTTTTTTGCACTGCTTACATCGTTCGAAAGCTCTCCTCCTTTTATTTTATAGTTCAGTTTTTTTTATGGAACAGTTTTAAAAGTTACGAATCtacaaacaaaaattaaaacaacttTTCTCTCTAATCTCCAACACTGACCATCAGATCGATTtggatctaaagtatgttttTCTACTCGTCGATGAGTAATGATCGTCAAATCGTTGCTTGGAGTTTACTAGTTgagcttttaaaaaaaaaacttcacaactcaatgacttaaataaaatcttttgaatagttcaacaacttaaatgaaaactttcaaataattcagtgataattttgtaattttttgaagttaagtaattaaagataaatttactGATAATTTAGTAATCTTAGGTATAGTTTACCGTTTAAAATAATGATGGACCACGACAAGTCCtatgaaaaaaaaaggtaaactaCTATAGAATCACCCATGCTTCGTTttgggttaattatttattttctaattaaatcaTAGAGTAAAATTTCGAAGgttataatatgctcaaatttaatcttcatacttttatttttaggaatccAGCCCctctactttttgaattttaaaatttaggtctatttattaacattgttataattcttttattaaatttactagaacgacattttgaaattaaaaagaaactcACTTGATATCCATGTAACA from the Gossypium hirsutum isolate 1008001.06 chromosome D09, Gossypium_hirsutum_v2.1, whole genome shotgun sequence genome contains:
- the LOC121221063 gene encoding agamous-like MADS-box protein MADS2 isoform X1 — translated: MGRVVLKRIENKINRQVTFAKRRNGLLKKAYELSVLCDAEVALIVFSNRGKLYEFCSSPSMTKTLEKYQKCSYSTLDNSRSISETQILCDKQNSYQEYLKLKARVEVLQRSQRNLLGEDLGPLDSKELDQLEHQLEASLKQIRSTKVQAMLDQLHDLHNREKLLVDANKSLRRKLEELSTQVPQGLAWDNIGGPSIPPYNRLTAAQSEAFFHPLGANCSSQIGYSNDVVSDEMNAAVHSQNVNGYFPGWML
- the LOC121221063 gene encoding agamous-like MADS-box protein MADS2 isoform X2 translates to MGRVVLKRIENKINRQVTFAKRRNGLLKKAYELSVLCDAEVALIVFSNRGKLYEFCSSPSMTKTLEKYQKCSYSTLDNSRSISETQNSYQEYLKLKARVEVLQRSQRNLLGEDLGPLDSKELDQLEHQLEASLKQIRSTKVQAMLDQLHDLHNREKLLVDANKSLRRKLEELSTQVPQGLAWDNIGGPSIPPYNRLTAAQSEAFFHPLGANCSSQIGYSNDVVSDEMNAAVHSQNVNGYFPGWML